The DNA region AAACAAGAAAGCCTTACCTACAATTGATTAGGTAAGGCTTTAACAGTGACCCCGGCGGGATTCAAACCCACGACCTTCAGAACCGGAATCTGACGTTCTATTCAGCTGAACTACGGGGTCGACAAAGTGGTGCAAATTTAGCAATAATAATTTCTCTTTAAAATGAGTTCAACTCAAATTCCGCACAAATAATTCCTTTCTTTAAAAATTAATTTTTATGCTTTGTGTGCAATTTTATATTAAAAAAGATATATTTACTATATACAAATTTATTAAAAACACTGCCATGTCACAATTATTAAGACTCACCCTTGTTATAGCAATAGCCTCATTTATCGTTAGCTGCGATAAAGAAAGGCAAGATGATTCATTGCTTTTAGAAGGTAGCCAATGGAAGCTAAAAGCTTGTATTAATACTGTTACCGGAGAAGTACAGTTTTTGCCAACTTCACAATCTGCTGAAATCACGTTCCTAAAAGGAGAGAGATATTACTTCGCATCCGGATCTAAAGGATTTCAATCAAGCTATAAGCTTAAATCAGAAACAGGATCGGCATCCTTTTGTAGATCTGCAAAGCCCATCGCTTTTAGTAGCACAATTAATGCTTATCTAACAACCACCCTTAGGTCTACAAATTACGAGATTGCAGGAAACTGTCTAAAAATATCATCTCCAAGCACTAATAGGTTTCTAATATTTGAAAGAATTAAGTAGAAAAGCGTGACCACTCACGCTTTTCGCTCATTTTAACACAGTGTTATTTCAAAAGATCTTCTCTACCCTTTCTCTAAAAATGTAAATTTAAACCTCACTTTTCATTAGAACGGTAAACTATAAAGCCTCTATTACCGCTAAAACTGCAATTTTACCCCTTATTTCGCCATCTCTTCATTTTCGAAAATAATAATTAGACTTGCAAAAGTTCAAATTTCGATAGGAACAACTAGCAAGTACTAAATGCAGAACCATCAGGTTTACATATACGACAGCATCAACGCAATCCGAGAACTACGGGTTGATGCTGCTGCACATCTACTTCTAGCCCTCCTCCTACTCCTCCTGTCGAACCTGCTCCTCCTACTCCTCTAAGGCAAGCAAGTTCCGCACCACTGGGTGCACCCCGTTTTTTCCACAATCGTTTATCAATTTTAATCACAATACCATGAGTAAAGAAAAGGTGTACATCTTCGACACGACGCTCCGCGATGGCGAGCAGGTGCCCGGCTGCCAACTGAATACAATCGAAAAGATTGAGGTTGCCCTCGCCCTAGAAAAGCTCGGCGTTGATATTATCGAAGCTGGATTCCCCATATCATCGCCGGGTGACTTTAACTCGGTGGTAGAGATTTCGAAGGCAGTGTCGGAGCCAACCATTTGCGCGCTTACCCGTGCTGTTGAGAAGGATATTGAGGTGGCTGCAGAGGTGCTACGCTACGCCAAGCATCCGCGTATCCACACTGGAATTGGGGTATCGCCCTATCACATAAAGTACAAGTTTAATGCAACACCCGAAGAGGTAATCCAGCGGGCAGTTGCCGCGGTTAAGTACGCCAAACGGTTTGTGGAGGATGTTGAATTCTACGCCGAAGATGCCGGACGTGCCGATAATCGGTTCCTTGCTAAGATCGTAGAGGCTGTTATTGGTGCAGGGGCAACAGTGGTTAACATTCCCGACACCACCGGCTATTGTTTACCTTCGGAGTACGGATCAAAGATTCTATTCTTAAAGGAAAATGTTTCGAATATCGATAAGGCCATTATCTCGACCCACTGTCACAACGACCTTGGGCTTGCAACAGCCAACTCAATTGCTGGAGTAATAAACGGTGCCCGTCAAATAGAGTGCACCATTAACGGAATTGGCGAGCGGGCTGGCAATACCTCGCTCGAAGAGGTGGTGATGGTAATGAAGAGCCATAAGGGGCTTAATCTGGAAACATCAATCAACACCAAAAAGATATTCCCGACCAGCCGATTGGTTTCTACGCTTATGCGCATGCCCGTGCAAGCCAACAAAGCTATTGTGGGACGTAACGCTTTCGCCCACTCCTCGGGCATCCATCAGGATGGCTTCTTGAAGAACCGCGAAACCTACGAAATCATCAACCCAAAGCAGGTTGGCATAAGCGAATCGTCGATTGTGCTTACTGCACGAAGCGGAAGGGCAGCACTTAAGCATCGCCTTGCCACCTTGGGCTATAAGCTCGACCAGAAACAGCTAGACGATGTTTATGCAGAGTTCCTAAATCTTGCCGATAAGAAGCGAGAGATTCACAACGACGACTTGGAGGCTCTAATGGGCAAAGCCGCTCGTTTCGACAGGAAGATCCAGTTAGAATCACTTCAGGTTATATGCGGGAAAAGCGCTATTCCAACTGCAACCATCCGTATAAAGTACGAAGGTCAGGTTTGGGAGGGTACCGAAACGGGTAACGGCCCTATTGACGCTGCCATAAATGCCGTAAAAACCATCATCACTGCAAAAACTACCCTTGAGGAACTGCTGATTCACACCATTACACGCGGTAGCGACGACATGGGCAAGGTGCACGTGCAGGTTGAAAGCAAGGGAAAAGTTTTCTATGGCTTTAGCGCCAACACCGACGTTATTACGGCAACCGTAGAGGCATACTTGGATGCTCTTTCACAAATTGTTTGATAGAATTGTTCTAGAACGTCATGCGCAACTAGATGTAAAAAAGGAAGGATGAACATGGCTTACTCCCCTCCTTTTTAAGGAGGGGTCGGCATA from Acetobacteroides hydrogenigenes includes:
- a CDS encoding 2-isopropylmalate synthase gives rise to the protein MSKEKVYIFDTTLRDGEQVPGCQLNTIEKIEVALALEKLGVDIIEAGFPISSPGDFNSVVEISKAVSEPTICALTRAVEKDIEVAAEVLRYAKHPRIHTGIGVSPYHIKYKFNATPEEVIQRAVAAVKYAKRFVEDVEFYAEDAGRADNRFLAKIVEAVIGAGATVVNIPDTTGYCLPSEYGSKILFLKENVSNIDKAIISTHCHNDLGLATANSIAGVINGARQIECTINGIGERAGNTSLEEVVMVMKSHKGLNLETSINTKKIFPTSRLVSTLMRMPVQANKAIVGRNAFAHSSGIHQDGFLKNRETYEIINPKQVGISESSIVLTARSGRAALKHRLATLGYKLDQKQLDDVYAEFLNLADKKREIHNDDLEALMGKAARFDRKIQLESLQVICGKSAIPTATIRIKYEGQVWEGTETGNGPIDAAINAVKTIITAKTTLEELLIHTITRGSDDMGKVHVQVESKGKVFYGFSANTDVITATVEAYLDALSQIV